The Amycolatopsis sp. QT-25 genomic sequence CTGCGTGCCGCCGCGTTGAAGCCGGACGACTCGGTCGAGGTGATCGCCGAGGCCGCCGGAAGGTTCGCCGAACGGGCGGCCCTTCCGGAGAAACCGCAGTGACGGGACTCGGAGTGCTCGACGTCCCCGGAAACGAGTAAGGAGTGGGGAGTATGACGCCCAACGATGATCTTTCCCAGGTCAAGTGGTTCAAAAGCAGCCACAGTGGCGGCGGCAACGACTGCGTCGAGGTCGCCTTCACCGGTTCCGGTGCCGCCCTGAGGGACTCCAAGGACCCCGAGGGAGGTGCCTTCCGCCTCTCGCCGCAGGCTTGGCGGGGGCTGCTCGGTGCCGTGCGCCCGAGTGGCCCTGAGCACGGCTAGCGCCACTGGAACTCGACCCCTTACGCCACCCGAGCAGGGGAGGGCTTGGCGTAAGGGGTCGAATCACGGCCGGGTGTAGGTGATCACCCGATGCCGCAAGGCCCCCCTCAGGACGAATCTCATCACTACCGACAAGGCAGT encodes the following:
- a CDS encoding DUF397 domain-containing protein, translated to MTPNDDLSQVKWFKSSHSGGGNDCVEVAFTGSGAALRDSKDPEGGAFRLSPQAWRGLLGAVRPSGPEHG